The Fusobacterium necrophorum subsp. necrophorum genome has a window encoding:
- a CDS encoding DUF445 family protein: MLLRWLMMVLIGAWIGWITNWLAIKMLFHPYEEKRFLCFRIQGVIPKRKKDIGSGIARVVEQELLSLRELLEQMDTELIFRNIEKRMDEYLEENLEKEIQKAFPFAAMFLGKDSLEKIKALVKQGVLSRKEEICSAFTSHLEENIDIQKMISDKIASFSFQKVEEIIFSLAKKELKHIEWVGAVLGAVIGGLQFLLFSYFS, from the coding sequence ATGTTGTTGAGATGGTTGATGATGGTGTTGATAGGAGCATGGATTGGGTGGATTACCAATTGGTTGGCAATCAAAATGTTATTTCATCCCTATGAAGAAAAACGTTTTCTATGTTTTAGAATCCAAGGGGTCATTCCTAAAAGAAAAAAAGACATTGGGAGTGGAATCGCCAGGGTGGTGGAGCAGGAACTGCTTTCTTTGAGAGAGTTATTGGAGCAAATGGATACAGAGCTTATTTTTCGGAATATAGAGAAAAGGATGGATGAATATTTGGAAGAAAATTTGGAAAAGGAAATTCAAAAAGCTTTTCCTTTTGCTGCGATGTTTTTGGGAAAAGATAGTTTGGAAAAAATTAAAGCCTTAGTGAAACAGGGAGTTTTATCTCGAAAAGAGGAAATTTGTTCTGCATTTACAAGTCACTTAGAAGAAAATATTGATATTCAAAAAATGATTTCCGATAAAATTGCTTCTTTTTCTTTTCAAAAAGTAGAGGAGATTATTTTTTCTTTGGCGAAAAAAGAATTGAAACATATTGAGTGGGTAGGAGCTGTTTTAGGAGCTGTTATTGGAGGATTACAGTTCTTATTATTTTCCTATTTCTCATAA
- the ruvB gene encoding Holliday junction branch migration DNA helicase RuvB — protein MERIVSEFEIPNEIEVQRNLRPRTFQEYIGQESLKEKIFISIQAAKRRGTVIDHVLLYGPPGLGKTTLAGVIANEMGSNLKITSGPILEKAGDLAAILTSLEENDVLFIDEIHRLNTAVEEILYPAMEDRELDIIIGKGPAARSIRIELPNFTLIGATTRAGLLSAPLRDRFGISHKMEYYTEREVKEIILRGGKILEVEVEQAGAEELAKRSRGTPRIANRLLKRVRDYAEIRGEGIITKKIAIQALNLLGVDVEGLDELDRNILHAIFENYGGGPVGIETLSLLLGEDRRTLEEVYEPYLIQKGFLKRTTRGRVATSKATVYWKKMEEKNED, from the coding sequence ATGGAAAGAATTGTGAGTGAATTCGAAATACCGAATGAAATAGAGGTTCAAAGAAATTTAAGACCGCGAACTTTTCAGGAGTATATAGGACAAGAGAGTTTGAAAGAAAAAATATTTATTTCTATTCAGGCAGCGAAAAGAAGAGGAACCGTGATTGATCATGTCTTGCTGTATGGACCTCCGGGTTTGGGGAAAACTACTTTGGCAGGAGTGATTGCGAATGAAATGGGGTCCAATTTAAAAATTACTTCTGGACCCATTTTAGAAAAGGCGGGGGATCTGGCGGCTATTTTAACTTCTTTGGAGGAAAATGATGTGTTGTTTATTGATGAAATTCATCGTTTGAATACCGCAGTGGAAGAAATTTTATATCCTGCCATGGAAGATAGGGAATTGGATATTATCATTGGGAAAGGACCGGCTGCCCGTTCTATTCGGATTGAACTCCCTAATTTTACTTTAATTGGAGCTACGACTCGGGCAGGGCTACTCAGTGCACCTTTGCGAGATCGTTTTGGAATCAGTCATAAAATGGAATATTATACGGAGCGTGAAGTAAAAGAAATTATTTTACGTGGAGGAAAAATTTTAGAGGTGGAAGTAGAACAGGCCGGAGCGGAAGAGCTTGCAAAACGTAGTCGAGGAACACCTAGAATTGCAAATCGCCTTTTAAAAAGAGTGCGAGATTATGCGGAAATTAGGGGAGAAGGTATCATTACCAAGAAGATTGCCATACAGGCTTTAAATCTTTTAGGAGTAGATGTGGAAGGCTTGGATGAGTTGGACAGAAATATTTTACATGCGATTTTTGAAAATTATGGAGGAGGTCCTGTCGGAATAGAAACCTTATCCTTACTTTTGGGAGAAGACAGAAGAACTTTAGAAGAAGTTTATGAGCCATATTTGATTCAAAAGGGATTTTTAAAAAGGACGACCCGAGGCAGGGTAGCTACTTCAAAAGCAACAGTTTATTGGAAAAAAATGGAGGAAAAAAATGAAGATTAA
- a CDS encoding 16S rRNA (uracil(1498)-N(3))-methyltransferase: MISVIIERKEYLDEIILEKKEDLHHLLHVFRLEVGDKVRAVDGDYEYICEIQKIIENKVHLQILEKKEDAFSLSVEIDAAICLIKNDKMDFCIQKLTELGIHSILPTIAKRCVVKLKEKKEKWNTIVKETMKQCQGVKPTQIQEIIDLKQLPLENYDLILLPYECEEEHSLKHVLKNGLLGATKKILYIIGPEGGFEKEEIEHLASKGAKVVSLGKRILRAETAAIVVGGVLVHEFE; the protein is encoded by the coding sequence TTGATTAGTGTTATAATAGAAAGGAAAGAATATTTAGACGAGATTATTTTGGAAAAAAAAGAAGACCTGCACCATTTACTCCATGTATTTCGTTTGGAAGTTGGAGATAAAGTTCGAGCAGTAGATGGCGATTATGAATATATTTGTGAAATACAAAAAATCATAGAGAATAAAGTGCATCTTCAAATTCTGGAAAAAAAAGAAGATGCTTTTTCTCTATCTGTAGAGATTGATGCAGCCATCTGTCTGATTAAAAATGACAAGATGGATTTTTGTATTCAAAAATTAACAGAGTTGGGAATACACAGTATTTTGCCTACCATAGCAAAAAGATGTGTGGTAAAATTGAAAGAAAAAAAAGAAAAATGGAATACAATTGTGAAAGAAACAATGAAACAGTGTCAGGGGGTAAAACCGACACAGATTCAAGAGATTATAGATTTAAAACAACTTCCTTTGGAAAACTATGATTTAATTTTATTGCCTTATGAATGTGAAGAGGAGCATAGCTTGAAGCATGTTTTAAAAAACGGACTACTAGGAGCAACGAAAAAAATCCTATATATTATAGGACCGGAAGGTGGTTTTGAAAAAGAGGAAATTGAGCATCTGGCTTCCAAAGGAGCAAAAGTGGTTAGTCTAGGAAAGCGAATTTTACGAGCAGAAACAGCAGCAATTGTAGTGGGAGGAGTTTTGGTTCATGAATTTGAATAA
- a CDS encoding phosphatase PAP2 family protein: protein MTNFTVFWATFLSALYRVDYFFFERLCHESLQAEKINFFYQYFPKEVVESFFHTVTKFGEGYLELFFILIFYLFFWYDKQKYQLYKEYAWNLILVLFSTQIAVGLLKILFGRARPYVFLDPERFYGIFYLLKHDLLFNSHYYSFPSGHTITIWGTIWLFVFSIRSKRKYCLFLLGILVAVSRMYLGYHWFSDVIVSIGLSYIIAKWIKDRRKKKEE from the coding sequence ATGACAAATTTTACTGTATTTTGGGCAACATTTTTATCAGCTCTTTATCGAGTGGACTATTTCTTTTTTGAACGCTTATGCCACGAAAGTTTACAGGCAGAAAAAATAAATTTTTTTTATCAGTACTTTCCGAAAGAAGTGGTAGAAAGTTTTTTTCATACTGTAACAAAGTTTGGAGAAGGATATTTGGAATTATTTTTTATTCTGATTTTTTATCTTTTTTTCTGGTATGATAAACAGAAATATCAGTTATATAAAGAATATGCTTGGAATCTTATTTTGGTACTTTTTTCTACACAAATAGCAGTCGGTTTGTTAAAAATATTATTTGGAAGAGCTCGACCCTATGTGTTTTTAGATCCGGAGCGATTTTATGGGATTTTTTATTTACTCAAACACGATTTATTGTTCAACTCTCATTACTATTCTTTTCCATCAGGGCATACCATTACCATTTGGGGAACAATTTGGCTCTTCGTTTTTTCTATTAGAAGTAAAAGAAAGTATTGTTTATTTCTATTAGGAATTTTGGTAGCAGTGAGCAGAATGTATTTGGGATATCACTGGTTTAGTGATGTGATTGTGAGTATAGGCTTATCTTATATCATTGCGAAATGGATAAAAGATAGAAGAAAGAAAAAGGAGGAATAG
- a CDS encoding DUF1858 domain-containing protein: MVTKDMNILEAVQNYPIAVEVFQKHGLGCVGCMIASGETLGEGIAAHGLNPDAIVAEINELIQQGK, translated from the coding sequence ATGGTAACAAAAGATATGAATATATTGGAAGCAGTTCAAAACTATCCAATCGCAGTGGAAGTTTTTCAAAAGCATGGTCTTGGATGTGTAGGATGTATGATTGCTTCAGGAGAAACTTTGGGAGAAGGGATTGCAGCTCACGGATTGAATCCGGATGCAATTGTAGCAGAAATTAACGAATTGATCCAACAAGGAAAATAG
- a CDS encoding Rrf2 family transcriptional regulator yields the protein MKINTKVRYGFKALAYIAMNTEENKLVRIKEIAESQNISIQYLEQILFKLKNEKIIEGKRGPSGGYRLAMSPKEITLHKVYMILDDEVKVIDCNESDEHRQQCKETICGSTCIWSKLDHALTKILSDTTLEDFINNVK from the coding sequence ATGAAGATTAACACAAAAGTACGATACGGATTCAAAGCACTGGCGTATATTGCCATGAATACGGAAGAAAATAAATTAGTGAGAATTAAAGAAATTGCTGAAAGTCAAAATATTTCCATTCAATACTTGGAGCAGATTTTGTTCAAATTGAAAAATGAAAAAATTATTGAAGGAAAAAGAGGGCCGAGTGGAGGTTATCGTTTAGCAATGTCCCCGAAAGAAATCACTTTACATAAGGTATATATGATTTTAGATGATGAGGTCAAAGTAATTGATTGCAACGAAAGTGATGAACATAGGCAACAATGTAAGGAAACGATTTGCGGTTCTACTTGTATTTGGAGTAAATTGGATCATGCCTTAACGAAAATTTTATCAGATACCACTTTAGAAGATTTTATAAATAATGTAAAATAA
- a CDS encoding pyridoxamine kinase: MNKKILLINDMPGYGKVALAAMTPILSTMGHSLYNLPTALVSNTLDYGKFEIMDTTDYMEKSLKIWEELNFSFDCISTGFIFTKRQVELILQYIDKKKQQGLFVMVDPIMGDQGKLYNGIKEETVDNMRKLSSVADVMAPNFTEACFLAKKYIGQTTVSLEEVKDLIQSLLQNGAKSVVITSVETKNKEHYVCGFDAVNDNYFFLPYCHIPIQFPGTGDIFSSVLLGNLLHGRSLEESVQKAMDIVYAFILKNKDNQDKFRGIAIEESLSFIK; encoded by the coding sequence ATGAATAAAAAAATTTTATTGATTAACGATATGCCCGGTTATGGAAAAGTCGCCCTAGCAGCGATGACTCCTATCTTATCCACAATGGGACACAGTTTATATAACCTTCCCACCGCTCTTGTTTCAAACACCTTAGATTACGGAAAATTTGAAATTATGGATACCACAGACTACATGGAAAAATCTTTAAAGATTTGGGAAGAACTGAACTTCTCCTTTGATTGTATTTCCACAGGATTCATCTTCACGAAAAGACAGGTGGAACTCATTCTACAATATATTGACAAAAAGAAACAGCAAGGACTTTTTGTCATGGTCGATCCCATTATGGGAGATCAAGGAAAACTTTATAACGGAATAAAAGAAGAAACTGTAGATAATATGAGGAAATTAAGCAGCGTTGCAGATGTCATGGCCCCCAACTTTACAGAAGCCTGTTTCTTAGCGAAAAAATATATCGGACAAACTACCGTCAGTCTGGAAGAGGTAAAAGATCTAATCCAATCTCTCTTACAAAACGGAGCAAAATCCGTTGTTATTACCAGTGTAGAAACAAAAAATAAGGAACATTATGTCTGCGGTTTTGACGCTGTAAATGATAATTATTTCTTTTTACCATATTGTCATATTCCGATTCAATTTCCCGGAACCGGAGATATTTTTTCTTCCGTTCTTCTAGGCAATCTCTTACACGGTCGTTCGTTGGAAGAAAGTGTTCAAAAAGCAATGGATATTGTCTATGCATTTATTTTGAAAAATAAAGACAATCAGGATAAATTTCGAGGAATTGCCATTGAAGAAAGTTTATCTTTTATAAAATAG